The DNA region GCCCGCGGTCGTCGGTGTCGGGCAGCGGGACGCCGCCGACCGCCATGCCGACGTAGCCGTGCAGCGGCGCGTACACCGTCAGCGCGACGCTTTCCAGCGGTCCTTCGCGGACCTCGCCGCGGCGCTGCCCGGTGCTGACCAGCTCCAGGCCCTGCTCGGCCCACCGGCCGGCCGCCGCGGCGAGCGCCTCGGACGCCTCCGGGCTGTGCTTGGCCGAGAACATCAGGTCGAGCAGCGCGGCGTTCGCCACGCAGAAGCCGACGTGGGCCCGGGCCATCGCGGTCAGGCGCTCGCCGAACGACGGGCCGGCGCCGTCGGTGGCCGCCGCGATGGTCGCGACGAGCCGCTCGTAACCGTCCAGGGCCAGCGCGTCGAGCAGCGCCTGCTTGGTCTTGAAGTGGCGGCTGGGCGCGGCCGGGCTCACTCCGAGGTCGCGGGCCAGCTCCCGCAGCGACAGCGCGCCCGATCCCCGCTCGCGCAGCGTCTGCTCGGCCCGTTCGAGCAGGGCGGCGCGCAGGTCTCCGTGGTGGTAGGGGCGCTTCGTCATGTCCTCACCCTAGCTCCGGGCTCCGGGCGACTTTCGTGTATGCGTTGCATACATTGTAATCACCGCATACATTGGGGGGACGTGAAAGACGACACCAGGAGGAGCGCATGCCGCGCACACCCACCGACATCGCCGTGCCCGACCTGACCGGACGGCGCGCGCTCGTCACCGGCGCGAGCGACGGCCTCGGCCTGGGGATCGCCGCCAGGCTCGCCGCGGCCGGGGCCGAGGTCCTCCTGCCGGTGCGCAACCCGCGCAAGGGCCGGGCGGCGGCCGACCGCATCGTCCAGCAGACGCCCGGGGCCGACGTGACCCTCCTCGACCTCGACCTGTCGTCGCTGGCCTCGGTCGCGGCGCTCGGCGAGACCCTGCGCGAGGACGGCCGCCCGATCCACCTCCTGATCAACAACGCCGGGGTGATGACGCCGCCCGAGCGGCAGACCACCGCGGACGGGTTCGAGCTGCAGTTCGGCACCAACCACCTCGGGCACTTCGCGCTGGTCGCCCACCTGCTGCCGCTGCTGCGGCCGGCCGGGCCCGCGTGACCTCGCAGATCAGCGTCGCCGCGAACAGCAACGCGATCAACTGGGAGGACCTGAACTGGGAGCGCTCGTACCACGGCATGAAGGCGTACAGCCAGTCGAAGATCGCCTTCGGGCTGTTCGGCCTCGAACTCGACCGGCGCAGCCAGGAGTTCGGCTGGGGCATCACGAGCAACCTGTCGCACCCCGGCGTCGCGCCGACCAGCCTGCTCGACGCGCGGCCCGAGATCGGCCGCACCGCGCAGACCCGCGGCCGCAGGCTCATCACCGCGCTGTCCCGCCGGGGCATCGTCCTCGGCACCGTCGAGAGCGCGGGGCTCCCCGCGCTCCACGCCGCGACGTCCCCCGAGGCCCGCCCCGGCCGCTTCTACGGCCCCCGCGGCCTGGGCCACCTCGGCGGCCCGCCGGCCGAGCAGAAGCTCTACCCCCGCTTGCGCGGCGCGCAGGAGGCGCGCCGCGTGTGGGAGGTCTCGGAGGAGCTGACGAAGGCGGGGTTCCCCCGGGAGTGAGGGGGGTTGAGGGGGCGCGGGGGTCGTGCGGGGCGTTGCGCGGGGCGCGCTGCGTTGAGTTGTGCGGGGGCGCGCTGCGCGGGGGTGCGAGCCCGCATTCGTGCAAGTTCGCGCAAGGCGGGTTGAGGAACGGTTACATCGGAGCAAGCTCGCAAAGGCAGTGTTCGCAGGCGCACCTGGAGGGAACATGGCGCTGCACCGGCTGGGCAAAGACCCGGAGAGCCCTGAAGGGAAGTCGCCCACCGTCTACTACGACGACGCTACGGACAACTATCTCCTGCAAGGATGGAAGGTGCTGGACACCGACCGCCTGGGGCAGATGGACATCCCCGAGCATGAGACCGTCATCGAGTTCCCCAGGCGCATGATGCAGTTCTTCCCGGAGGTCAACGGCAGTGGCGGGACAGCCGGCACCGACGCTTGAGGACCGGCTGCGCGCGTGCCGGCGCAGTGCCGTGCACCTGGAGATGCGGGACGGGTACATGCGGTCCGATCCGCGGTTCGCCGCCTGGCAGGCGGGCGTCCGGGACGGTCTCGCGCTGGACGGTTCCTGGTCGTCCGCCGTGTCGTATGCGGCGTCCCGTGGCATCGTCGTGCGCCGCGCCCGTATCGTTTCCGAGCCCGTGAGCGACTACGTCAGATTCGAGCACCACCTGACCGGCGCGAACATCGCCACGGGCGAGCAGGTCCGCTGGCTACCGCGCCGGCGCGCCTCGGACCTCCCGCTGCCAGGCAACGACTTCTGGCTGTTCGACGAGGAGGTCGCGGTCTTCCACCACTTCGACGGGGACGGCGAGTTGGCCCCGGACGACGAGGAGGTACGTACGGACGCGGCGGCGGTGACGCTGTGCGCGACCGCGTTCGCCGCGGTGTGGGACCGCGCGATCCCCCACGCCGAGTACGTGATCGGCTGAGGCGAGGCGCGGCGTCAGTGGCCTCACCGTCCTCCAGCGTCCAGGAAGCACGCCGCGCGCTCGGCCGGCGCCTGCGCGAGATCCGCAGGGAGTCGGGCCTCACGGGCAGGGAACTGGCCAGGCGCGCGGGGTGGCACGAGTCGAAGACGTCACGCCTGGAACACGGGAGGACGCCCCCGTCCGACGCCGACATCCGGGTGTGGACAGAAATCTGCGGCGCGACCGGGCAGGCGCCGGACCTCCTCGCCACGGCACGCGGCATCGAGGGGCAGTACGTCGAGTGGCGCCGGATGGAACGAGCCGGCCTCATGCATGTGCAGGAATCGGTCCGCCCGCTGTTCGACCGCACACGGCGCTTCCGCACCTACCAGTCATGGGTGGTCCCCGGGCTGCTCCAGACGGACGACTACACGCGCGCCGTGCTGAGCACGGTCGGTACTCTGCGCGACGTTCCTGACGACATCGACGCCGCCGTGGCGGTGAGGATGGATCGCCAGCGGATCCTCAGAACGGGCGACCACCGCTTCGCGATGCTCATCGAGGAATGGGTGCTGCGGACCGTCATCGGGGACGCGGAGATCATGGCGCGGCAACTGCGCCATCTGATCGCAGCCGCCGCGCTTCCGTCGGTGAGCCTGGGCATCGTCCCGCTCGGGCGGCCGCGCGGTGTCGGATGGCCGGTCGAGTCCTTCACCATGTACGACGACACGCAGGTGAACGTCGAGCTCGTGTCCGCGCACCTGACCGTCTCCCAGCCCCAGGAGATCAGGGAGTACGCCCGGGCGTTCGCGGAACTCGCCGCCATCGCGGTCCACGGAACGCACGCCACCTCCCTCGTCACCGCTGCGATCGACGCCCTGGAATGAGTCCGCGCAAGGCTGTGCAAGGTCGTTGAGCCCTTCGTCCGCTGCTTCCTACGGTCGACGCGCACCCTCCACCCGAACCGCCAAGGAGGAGAACGTGGACACGAGCACAGCAGTTGCGTCGACGACCACCCGGACATCCGATCCGACGACCGCGCAACACGCCTGGGGATTCCGCCGACTGGTGCTGTTGCGCAACGGCTCCCCGTCGCCGTGGCGGTACGCGGGCATCGACCCGGCCACGCAGACCGGTCGGTGGGTCGGCTACGACGGGGCGATGACGCCCGCCGAACTCGGCAAGCACGGAACCAGCGTGAACACCTACCCGCCCACCCAGGTCGGCAAGGACGGCAAGGTGGACGCCGACTCCGGCCACGACGCGACGCAGGACTAGGGGACGTTCGATGGACGGACGTGCCGTGCTGGTCTGCACGGAGTACGAGGACCCGACGGCGGACCTGGTCATCGCCGAGCTGAGCCGGCGCCGGGTGCCGGTGGTCCGCCTGGACCCGGGGCGGGACTTCCCGGCGTCCGTGACGCTCGCCGTGCACATCGGCGGAACCTTCCGTGCGGAGGCCGGGACCGGGTGGGGCGGACGGTTGACGGTCGGCGAGCGGTCCGCCGAGATCTCCGCGGTCCGCGCGCTGTACCACCGTCGGCCCAGCCCGTACCCCACGGGTGCGAGCGAGCAGGCCGCCCGGTTTGCCGCGCAGGAGAACCGGCGCGGGCTGGGTGGCGTCCTGGGAGCGCTGCCCGGGTGCCTGTACCTGAGCCATCCGCAGTCCGTGGCGCGGGCGGAGTACAAGCCCGCGCAGCTGGACGCCGCAGCCAGAGGCGGATTCGCGGTCCCGGCCACCCTCGTGACGAACGATCCTGGGGAGGCCAAGGCGTTCTGTGCCCAACAACCGTGTGTCTACAAGCCGTTGCACGCCGGCACCTACGCGATCGAGGGAGAACCCGCGGGAATCTGGGCCGCGACCGTCGAGGCAGGGGAGATCGACGGCTCGGTGAGCCGCAGCGCCCATCTTTTCCAGGCCCGGGTGCCGAAGATCGCCGACGTGCGCGCGGTCGTCGTCGGTGAGCGGGCGTTCTGCGCGCGTATCACGGCGCCGCCCGGGGTGGTGGACTGGCGGTCCGTGTACGGGAGTCTCACCTACGAGCCGTTCACCTGCCCGGACACCATGCGCGAGATCCTGGTGCGCTTTCTCGCCGAATTCGGGCTGCTCTTTGGTGCCTTCGACTTCGCCGTCACCGCGGACGGCACATGGTGGTTCCTGGAGTGCAATCCCAATGGACAGTGGGCGTGGCTTGAGGAAGCGGCCGGACTGCCGATCACGAACGCGATCGCCGACCTGCTGGAGAGGGGAGCCGACGGTGAGTGACGCGCCGTCGTCCGACTCTCTGCGAGCCGATCTCGCGCGCAGACTGACCGCGTGCGATGCCCTGCGCAGCCCGCGGTGGAAGGCGGCCGTGCTGTCCGTCCGCCGCG from Actinacidiphila sp. DG2A-62 includes:
- a CDS encoding TetR/AcrR family transcriptional regulator, with the protein product MTKRPYHHGDLRAALLERAEQTLRERGSGALSLRELARDLGVSPAAPSRHFKTKQALLDALALDGYERLVATIAAATDGAGPSFGERLTAMARAHVGFCVANAALLDLMFSAKHSPEASEALAAAAGRWAEQGLELVSTGQRRGEVREGPLESVALTVYAPLHGYVGMAVGGVPLPDTDDRGLDDVIAAIIRSCRPD
- a CDS encoding DUF6879 family protein yields the protein MRDGYMRSDPRFAAWQAGVRDGLALDGSWSSAVSYAASRGIVVRRARIVSEPVSDYVRFEHHLTGANIATGEQVRWLPRRRASDLPLPGNDFWLFDEEVAVFHHFDGDGELAPDDEEVRTDAAAVTLCATAFAAVWDRAIPHAEYVIG
- a CDS encoding helix-turn-helix domain-containing protein, with product MASPSSSVQEARRALGRRLREIRRESGLTGRELARRAGWHESKTSRLEHGRTPPSDADIRVWTEICGATGQAPDLLATARGIEGQYVEWRRMERAGLMHVQESVRPLFDRTRRFRTYQSWVVPGLLQTDDYTRAVLSTVGTLRDVPDDIDAAVAVRMDRQRILRTGDHRFAMLIEEWVLRTVIGDAEIMARQLRHLIAAAALPSVSLGIVPLGRPRGVGWPVESFTMYDDTQVNVELVSAHLTVSQPQEIREYARAFAELAAIAVHGTHATSLVTAAIDALE
- a CDS encoding putative ATP-grasp-modified RiPP; protein product: MDTSTAVASTTTRTSDPTTAQHAWGFRRLVLLRNGSPSPWRYAGIDPATQTGRWVGYDGAMTPAELGKHGTSVNTYPPTQVGKDGKVDADSGHDATQD
- the tgmB gene encoding ATP-grasp ribosomal peptide maturase, producing MDGRAVLVCTEYEDPTADLVIAELSRRRVPVVRLDPGRDFPASVTLAVHIGGTFRAEAGTGWGGRLTVGERSAEISAVRALYHRRPSPYPTGASEQAARFAAQENRRGLGGVLGALPGCLYLSHPQSVARAEYKPAQLDAAARGGFAVPATLVTNDPGEAKAFCAQQPCVYKPLHAGTYAIEGEPAGIWAATVEAGEIDGSVSRSAHLFQARVPKIADVRAVVVGERAFCARITAPPGVVDWRSVYGSLTYEPFTCPDTMREILVRFLAEFGLLFGAFDFAVTADGTWWFLECNPNGQWAWLEEAAGLPITNAIADLLERGADGE